In Macadamia integrifolia cultivar HAES 741 unplaced genomic scaffold, SCU_Mint_v3 scaffold2845, whole genome shotgun sequence, a genomic segment contains:
- the LOC122067327 gene encoding CBL-interacting protein kinase 5-like has translation MDKKGNILMQRYEIGRLLGQGTFAKVYHARNLKTGQSVAIKVIDKEKVLRVGLIDQIKREISVMRLVRHPNVVELFEVMASKTKIYFAMEYVRGGELFNKVAKGKLKEDSARRYFQQLIGAVDFCHSRGVYHRDLKPENLLLDENGNLKVSDFGLSALGESRRHDGLLHTTCGTPAYVAPEVINKRGYDGDKADIWSCGVVLFVLLAGYLPFQDANLMEMYRKISRGEFKCPNWFAPEVRKLLLRILDPNPSTRLSIAKIMENPWFKKGYKPAVRPQPQQQEEMVAIDVQNAFAEDPSGGASSSTSTSEKKEEAMKPTYMNAFDIISQSMGFDLSGLFEKDRNQKPESRFTSTKPASAIVSKLEEIAQHESFKVKKKDGLVKLQGNKEGRKGQLAIEAEIFEVTPSFHMVEVKKSAGDTLEYQNFCNQGLKPSLKDIVWAWQGGEQPVYPQPQQPQPA, from the coding sequence ATGGATAAGAAAGGAAACATTCTGATGCAGAGATACGAGATTGGAAGACTTCTTGGGCAGGGGACCTTCGCCAAGGTCTACCATGCCAGGAACCTCAAAACTGGTCAAAGCGTCGCCATTAAAGTGATAGATAAGGAGAAGGTCCTTCGAGTTGGGCTTattgatcaaatcaaaagagagATCTCTGTGATGAGGCTTGTCCGTCACCCCAACGTGGTTGAGCTCTTTGAGGTCATGGCAAGCAAGACCAAGATCTATTTTGCAATGGAATACGTTAGAGGTGGTGAACTCTTCAATAAAGTTGCAAAAGGGAAGCTTAAAGAAGACTCAGCACGTAGATATTTCCAACAATTGATCGGAGCCGTCGATTTCTGCCATAGCCGGGGTGTTTACCACCGTGATCTCAAGCCGGAAAATCTCCTCTTAGATGAGAATGGCAACCTCAAGGTCTCCGATTTCGGCCTGAGTGCACTCGGCGAGTCCCGCCGCCACGATGGACTCCTCCACACTACATGTGGAACTCCGGCATATGTTGCTCCTGAGGTGATCAATAAGAGAGGTTATGATGGTGATAAGGCTGATATATGGTCATGTGGGGTTGTGTTATTTGTTCTATTGGCAGGTTATCTACCATTCCAAGATGCAAATCTCATGGAGATGTATAGGAAGATAAGTAGAGGAGAATTCAAGTGTCCTAATTGGTTTGCACCAGAGGTTAGAAAGCTTCTCTTAAGAATACTAGATCCTAATCCTAGTACAAGGTTATCTATTGCCAAGATCATGGAGAACCCATGGTTCAAAAAGGGATATAAACCGGCGGTTCGACCACAACcacaacaacaagaagaaatGGTAGCTATTGATGTCCAGAATGCCTTTGCTGAAGACCCATCTGGTGGTGCTTCTAGTTCTACTTCTACTtctgagaagaaagaagaagccaTGAAACCAACTTATATGAATGCGTTTGATATCATATCTCAATCAATGGGGTTCGATCTATCTGGGTTATTTGAGAAAGATAGAAATCAGAAACCGGAGTCTCGATTCACATCAACGAAGCCGGCGTCAGCGATTGTGTCGAAATTGGAGGAGATTGCACAACATGAGAGCTTTAaggtgaagaagaaggatgggttGGTGAAGTTGCAGGGTAACAAGGAAGGGAGAAAGGGGCAGTTAGCTATAGAAGCTGAGATCTTTGAGGTTACACCTTCGTTTCATATGGTGGAAGTGAAGAAATCGGCTGGGGATACATTGGAGTACCAGAATTTCTGTAACCAGGGATTGAAGCCTTCTCTTAAAGACATCGTATGGGCTTGGCAAGGTGGAGAGCAACCAGTGTACCCGCAGCCGCAGCAACCACAACCAGCCTAA